A window from Branchiostoma floridae strain S238N-H82 chromosome 16, Bfl_VNyyK, whole genome shotgun sequence encodes these proteins:
- the LOC118403701 gene encoding thymocyte nuclear protein 1-like, with translation MPPRKRRKIDHKPKSSSKTSSQDNKDTPTYSHWLMKSEPESRIEKGIDVKFGITELKAEPNQTACWDGVRNYQARNFMRDQMRVGHKAFFYHSNCKEPGIAGIVEIVKESYPDHTQFDSKDPHYDSSSKKDNPKWFMVDVKFVRMLKRFIPLSELKALHLEHKSTGGALQNMALFTRARLSVQPVTKEEFDFVVSLEGKKK, from the exons ATGCCCCCAAGAAAGCGGAGAAAAATTG ATCACAAGCCAAAGTCTTCCTCAAAGACCAGTTCCCAAGACAACAAGGACACGCCCACCTACTCCCATTGGCTGATGAAGTCGGAACCAGAGAGTAGGATTGAGAAAGGCATTGATGTGAAG TTTGGGATCACAGAGTTAAAAGCTGAGCCAAACCAGACGGCATGCTGGGACGGAGTCAGGAACTACCAG GCCCGTAACTTCATGCGGGATCAGATGAGAGTGGGACACAAGGCTTTCTTCTACCACAGCAACTGCAAGGAGCCAGGGATAGCAGGCATAGTAGAG ATTGTGAAAGAGTCCTATCCAGATCACACCCAGTTTGACAGTAAGGACCCACACTATGACAG CTCATCAAAGAAAGACAACCCAAAGTGGTTCATG GTTGATGTGAAGTTTGTGAGGATGTTGAAACGTTTCATCCCCCTGTCTGAACTGAAGGCCCTGCACCTTGAGCACAAGTCAACAGGGGGAGCTCTTCAGAACATGGCCCTGTTCACCAGAGCCAGACTGTCTGTTCAACCAGTCACCAAAG AGGAGTTTGATTTCGTCGTAAGTCTGGAGGGTAAGAAGAAGTGA